The Quercus robur chromosome 7, dhQueRobu3.1, whole genome shotgun sequence genome has a segment encoding these proteins:
- the LOC126691127 gene encoding glycine-rich protein DOT1-like has protein sequence MGCFCNGRRKKKENNKKPTGGSTAKAAPRRGGISSSTTGKHGGTKDGGMVVMTDYGAVTAVLATSAIINSGSGGGGCGGGGGGGGGGGGGCGGGGGGGGGGGGGGCGGGGGGGGC, from the coding sequence ATGGGCTGTTTTTGCAACGGAAGGcgtaagaagaaagaaaataataaaaaaccaacAGGTGGTAGTACTGCTAAAGCTGCCCCCAGAAGAGGAGGTATTTCTTCATCCACAACAGGCAAGCATGGTGGCACAAAAGATGGTGGCATGGTTGTTATGACCGACTACGGTGCTGTAACTGCTGTTCTAGCAACTTCAGCCATCATTAATAGTGGCAGTGGTGGAGGAGGttgtggaggtggtggtggtggcggtggtgggGGCGGAGGAGGttgtggaggtggaggtggtggtggtgggggagGAGGTGGCGggggttgtggtggtggtgggggtggtggtggttgctGA